A portion of the Osmia lignaria lignaria isolate PbOS001 chromosome 15, iyOsmLign1, whole genome shotgun sequence genome contains these proteins:
- the INTS7 gene encoding integrator complex subunit 7 — translation MIGMRMNAFNDTGLGEPEQDANTALIELDKGLRSTKIGEQCEAIVRFPRLFEKYPFPILINSSLLKLAEVFRTGSNFLRVWVLRVCQQSEKHLDKILNVDEFVRRIYSVIHSNDPVARALTLRTLGSVAGIIPERQQVHHSIRRSLDSHDSVEVEAAIYAAQMFAAQSKLFAVSMCSKISDMIRGQATPASMKLQLIPILQYMHHDTYTASMVNKLCMELLGSYPAVEFVRVTLSALSTLASATLIDIPQQVVLLLRYLQDDPRLTIKRHALHLLHSLARRGAHLWPQGALDNLIESTTTLLQDGAGNKDLLIRTLDVIEVLSQSAVTCDANKEEGNSLLSLCLNACYSPDPFIAVKAITILARVACYCYEEGLPAYGIQDVVSCLESLIVLLALDDKYLRQLKVCLRSTVKLCRAQPSHCSVFVDAIGSTLFNTNIESTQSEKQAVALCEALGAIGSLEENTLLSLLPDILAKLRQTVHVHSKVMLCTLLFQMVAGGYEWNTECLEAVEEVIKNVDGWAKYRIARSAARYGHHTIATQIFRNLKETVASEQLHFWISGLELVTKAESCLMDKTEEAESKARVQTVEKLNGAIACYASACASLKAASTPLRSLQFASEYSKLRCEFLQAIIQLLHSCRSLCTAPPPAITITVILATKDDLQRYGRVTNQLRKSAQELRNCADNYQKLYQSAFDADPGSLANIRALQEICRLLANSIERVCGGTGIRTYHQSEVNFDFGDTVEMRQLARCCTELRRLAPTYIGENKASALSHSRINCLVSQVMLLAGSKMRLPMPRYYFQALQATSVKLSVSPQPRVLGEPVSVPQGTQLALKVEGVLRHGRRASLYRSVAAVCISISTTPPSKINSDQKDSNTNELQQTVTPHRDFFACEFLLSLGSPGTNATACASNTTNVNNNMNAGGGQYQVTASASILDKDGNVWKCGPRSTLQVRVHEEPAKRKLP, via the exons ATGATTGGAATGCGAATGAATGCATTTAACGATACTGGGCTCGGTGAACCGGAGCAAGATGCAAATACGGCACTCATAGAATTAGATAAAG GTTTACGATCGACAAAGATCGGTGAACAGTGTGAAGCCATAGTGAGATTCCCacgattatttgaaaaatatcccTTTCCTATACTCATCAATTCTTCTCTATTAAAATTAGCAGAGGTTTTTCGTACCGGTAGCAATTTTTTACGTGTTTGGGTCCTTAGAGTATGTCAACAAAGTGAAAAGcatttagataaaattttaaatgttgATGAATTTGTTAGACGTATTTACAGTGTGATACATTCCAATGATCCAGTTGCTAGAGCTTTAACATTACGTACATTGGGTAGTGTAGCTGGTATTATACCAGAAAGACAACAG GTTCATCATAGTATAAGAAGATCATTAGATTCTCATGATTCAGTTGAAGTTGAAGCTGCAATATATGCTGCACAAATGTTTGCTGCACAGTCAAAGCTCTTTGCTGTTTCTATGTGTAGCAAAATATCTGATATGATTAGGGGTCAAGCAACACCTGCATCAATGAAGTTACAACTTATCCCTATTTTACAATACATGCATCATGATACTTATACAGCTTCAAtg gtAAATAAATTATGTATGGAGCTTCTTGGTAGCTATCCAGCAGTGGAATTTGTTAGAGTAACATTAAGTGCTTTAAGCACACTAGCTTCTGCAACATTAATTGATATTCCACAACAAGTTGTGCTTTTGTTACGTTATTTGCAAGATGATCCAAGATTAACAATAAAACGCCATGCTTTACATTTGTTACATTCTTTAGCTAGGAGAGGGGCTCATTTATGGCCACAAGGTGCTCTTGATAATCTAATAG AGAGTACTACAACACTTCTACAAGATGGTGCTGGAAATAAAGATCTCCTTATTCGAACGTTAGATGTGATCGAG GTACTTAGTCAAAGCGCGGTAACATGTGATGCAAACAAGGAAGAAGGAAATTCTCTGTTATCCTTATGTCTAAATGCTTGTTATTCTCCTGACCCTTTTATCGCAGTAAAAGCGATTACTATATTAGCTAGAGTTGCGTGTTACTG CTATGAAGAAGGTTTACCAGCATATGGGATACAAGATGTTGTGTCTTGTCTTGAATCTTTAATTGTACTACTAGCTTTAGATGATAAATATTTACGTCAATTAAAAGTCTGTTTGCGCTCGACGGTAAAATTGTGTCGAGCACAGCCTAGTCATTGTTCAGTATTTGTCGATGCAATTGGCAGTACACTGTTTAACACAAACATAGAAAGTACTCAAAGTGAGAAACAAGCAGTTGCTTTATGTGAAGCTCTAGGTGCTATTGGAAGCTTAGAAGAAAATACATTGCTCTCGCTTTTACCAGATATATTGGCAAAGCTTAGACAGACTGTACATGTACACTCGAAG GTGATGTTATGTACACTATTATTTCAAATGGTAGCAGGAGGCTATGAATGGAATACAGAATGTTTGGAAGCAGTAGAagaagttattaaaaatgttgatGGTTGGGCCAAATATAGAATCGCGCGAAGTGCTGCGAGATACGGTCACCATACAATAGCAACGCAAATATTTAGGAATTTGAAGGAAACAGTAGCGTCTGAACAATTACATTTTTGGATATCTGGTTTGGAACTAGTCACCAAAGCTGAGAGTTGTCTTAT GGATAAAACAGAGGAAGCAGAAAGCAAAGCAAGGGTGCAAACGGTGGAAAAGTTAAATGGAGCTATTGCATGTTACGCGAGCGCGTGTGCATCATTAAAAGCAGCTAGTACCCCTTTGAGAAGCTTACAGTTTGCTAGCGAGTACTCAAAACTTCGTTGTGAATTCCTTCAAGCTATTATACAACTTTTACATTCATGCAG ATCTCTGTGTACAGCTCCACCACCTGCTATTACAATTACAGTAATTCTTGCGACGAAAGATGATCTCCAACGATATGGACGTGTTACTAATCAA TTGAGAAAATCGGCTCAAGAATTGAGGAACTGTGCGGATAACTATCAGAAGCTTTATCAATCAGCTTTTGACGCCGACCCCGGTTCATTGGCAAACATAAGAGC ATTGCAGGAAATTTGTCGCTTGTTAGCAAACAGCATTGAACGAGTTTGTGGGGGAACGGGAATTCGTACATATCATCAAAGCGAGGTTAATTTTGATTTCGGCGATACCGTAGAAATGCGTCAATTAGCACGCTGCTGTACTGAATTACGCCGTCTCGCGCCTACCTATATAGGGGAAAATAAAGCATCGGCCCTCAGTCACTCAAGAATAAACTGTTTAGTGTCACAAGTGATGTTATTAGCGGGATCAAAAATGAGATTACCAATGCCCCGATATTACTTCCAGGCATTACAAGCGACTAGTGTTAAATTATCGGTTTCACCACAGCCACGGGTACTCGGTGAACCAGTATCCGTACCCCAAGGTACCCAACTAGCGCTAAAAGTCGAAGGAGTACTACGGCACGGCCGGCGCGCGTCTCTATATCGCTCCGTCGCTGCTGTCTGTATTTCTATTTCCACCACTCCTCCTTCAAAAATCAATTCAGATCAAAAG GATTCTAATACCAACGAATTACAACAAACCGTCACGCCACACCGTGATTTCTTCGCCTgtgaatttttactttcattgggAAGCCCGGGAACAAATGCAACTGCATGTGCAAGTAACACCACAAATGTAAATAACAATATGAATGCCGGTGGTGGACAGTATCAAGTTACAGCAAGTGCAAGTATACTTGACAAGGATGGTAATGTGTGGAAATGTGGACCACGTTCTACGCTTCAAGTTAGGGTACACGAAGAGCCTGCTAAAAGGAAATTACCATAA